The Leptospira saintgironsiae genome contains the following window.
GGCGAGTAGGACCCCCGATAAAGAATACATTAGGATTTTTTTCATGATTTCCTCTTCACTGCAGGAGGATCTTTCTAATTCTTCCGAAAGATCGAGCAAGGTTTTTTTATGTTGAAAAGCCTCGAAAGGAATGAACGGAATTTATAACTTTTAAATTATAGTATAGTCAAATCATAGATAGGGAATTCGAAAGGATCTCCCGGTCGTAGTTATAAGAGGCTTAGATTGAGCAGACGTTTTCCTTTTCATTATGCTTGGATCGTTTTGATTGTTACATTTTTCACTTTGATCGTTGCTGCTGGAGTAAGATCCATGCCTGGAATTCTGATCGTTCCTCTTGAGAAAGAATTCGGTTGGAATCGATCTGCCATCTCTTTTGCAGTTTCTGTGAACTTATTATTGTACGGACTTGTGGGACCATTCGCTGCAGGACTCATGAATCGTTTTGGTATAAAACGAATTATGGTATTTGCACTTGGGCTATTGATCTCAGGAATACTACTAACAACGATTATGCGAACAAATTGGGAATTAGTAGTTCTTTGGGGAGTCATGGTTGGATTCGGTTCCGGAATGGCTGCTTTGGTTTTAGGAGCAACAGTGGTCAATCGTTGGTTCGTTTCTCATAGAGGACTTCTCATGGGAATTTTGACTGCGAGTACTGCAACAGGGCAGATCATCTTTCTCCCATTTTTAGCTTCTCTTACAGAACAAGAAGGATGGAGAAATGCTGTCTATGCAGTGGCATCCATATTAGCGATACTTCTTCCTACAGTATTCTTCTTGATGAAAGATTCTCCTAAACAATACGGACTCTTACCTTACGGAGCAAAAAGTGAAGAAGATGGTATCCTACCTGTTTCCGGAAATCCATTCGTGGAAGCGATCTCTGCACTAAAAGTTGGATTGAGATCCAGAAATTTTTGGCTTCTTGCAGGAAGTTTTTTTGTATGTGGTGCAAGTACAAACGGACTCGTAGGAACTCATTTAGTTCCTGCATGTTCCGATCATGGGATCCCAGAAGTAAGAGCAGCAGGCCTTCTTGCATTGATGGGAATTTTTGATCTGATTGGAACAGTTGGCTCCGGTTGGTTATCTGATAGAGTGAATAACAAAATTCTGTTATTTATGTATTATGGATTGAGAGGTATCTCTCTATTATTATTACCCCAAGCATTTGATCCTGAATCGAGTAAACTTTCTATATTTGCGGTATTTTACGGATTAGATTGGATTGCTACTGTTCCTCCTACTGTTGCATTAACAGCTAAAATATTTGGAAGAGAAAAAGTAGGATTAATGTTCGGTTGGGTAGTTGCATTTCACCAGATCGGAGCCGCAGTTGCTGCATTTGGAGCTGGTTATATCCGAACAGTGCAAGGAGAATACGATCTTGCATTTATATTCGCAGGAGCTTTATGTGTGATCACTGCACTTGGGATATTTGCAGTATCGACTGAAAAGGAAGAAGGGAAACTTTCTGAAACACCTGAATTTGCATCATAAAATCATAATGCAATGTGTGCGCGGAAATATGTAGGACTTATTCTAGAAGTTCTACTTTTCCGGAGATTGGAGTAATAGAGCGGATCTTATCTTTTTTATAATCTAATTCATATAGAGTATAATTATTATAAGGTCTGTATTCTTGGTCCTTGGATTGTTTTACTAATTCAGGATCTCCTAAAAAGTAAACGGATCCGTTTTTAATCACAGGAAAACAACCTACAAAAGAAGAATCGTATCTTTGTTTTGTTTTTAGATCTACAACTACGATATTCCCCAATTTTCCGTCCGCTCTTTCAGTGAAGGACAAAACTTTTCCATCAGGACTGAAACTGATATTAACTTGTTCTTTATTCTCTCTTGGCTCTTTGGACTGAGGATTTATCGGAAAAGGATAAAACGGATCTGAGAACTTGACTAGTTCTCCGGTTAAAGAAGGAAGTTTATAAAGTCTGTTTTCCTTCTCTGTTGCTACACGTACTAAAACCAGATCTTCTGCAATTGTATATACATCAGTGATCTGTAATTTCCCACTTTCTATCCAAGCTAAAGTTTTTAATTCGGAAGTTTCGAGAGAATATTTATGAATTGGAACTCTTAGAGAATCTTCTCCATGTTCAGAGTAACGAACTTCGTTACCAATCAATACTATATTTTTTTGATCGGGAGAAACATAAGGTTGGTAACCTGGAAGAGATTTTATCTCCTTCTCCTTTTCATAATCGTATAAAACGGTTTCCCATCGATCTGCATTTTTTCTGGAGAAGATCACGATGGATTTATCTTTCAAAAATCCACTATTCCCTGGAAATGCATCTCTTGTTCCATGGATTGTTTTAACTTTAGAGTTCGCTAGATTTAATAAATTAAGATCTTTAGAAGTTTTAAAAAGAATATAGTTCTGTTTTCTAAAAACAGGGATCCCTTTTTCTTGGGTTCCTGTATAAACAAGTCCAGTTTTTCCATTAATAGAGGAAATAGAGATAAGTCTTAAGATACCTTTGTCTTCTTGAACTGCATACACAGGACTCATAAAAGAAACAGGAGTAGGAGTGACTGAGAAGATCGGGTTTTGTAAGATAGTTATGATGAAGATAGATCCGAGAATTCGGAGGAGAGCAAGGTTCAGAAATTTATTTTTATATGTATCCTTCGCTCGCATACAGTCATTCTCCGAAAAAATCCAGGTTTCGTCAGTAAAATTTATCCGATCGGCCCGGATCGATTTCCCAAAGGGATATTAGATCAGCGTTTTATCTCGAAAGTCCTAAACGTACCTTTAGCATCTTCCCATTGGATTGTGGCTTCCGTTACTTTTGCTTTAGAAGGTCCTCTTTGAACTGCTTTGTATAAATCTTCGATAAAAACTTTGTCTCCTTCAACTACAACTTCTACTTCGCCAGTAGGAAGATTCATAGTGTAACCTTTCAGTCGGCATTCTTGTGCTCTTTGTAGCACAAAATATCTAAAACCAACTCCTTGTACGGTTCCTCGGATCCTAATTTTTGCTCTAGATTCGTTTTTTGCAGCCATTCACGTTGTAACTCCCACAGCTAAATTATACTCCCTCATTCTTGAGAAGAAGCCTTATTTACCATCCAGGAGGAGAAATCCTGCAAAAACTGCCAAAGTATCTCTTTAGATTCTTCGTCTGCTTCCCAATCCTTTATCGCTTTGCGGTAACAGGAAAGCCAAGACCTTCTAGCTTTTTCGTCGATTGGAAATGGAAGATGTCGAGCTCTCATTTTTGGAGGCCCATATTTTTGAACATAATAGGGCGGACCTCCTAGAACTTGAACCATAAAGTCAGCTGACTTTACTTTGCTCTCTTCTAGATCTTCTGGAAACATTCCACGAATTTCGCTGATAGCTATTTGATCATAGAAAACAGAAACAAGTTCCCTAATTGAATTTTCTCCAACCTTTGAGAATAATTCTCTGAGACGAGGACTTGGGGGAGGAGGTCCTCCTGCAGGAGTATAAAATGTTGCACTCATGTAGAAGATCCATTCTTCATAAAATCTAAGATCTTAGGTTCGAACTCTTGGACTAATTTTTGGTACACATCTTTTTTAAATGGGACCACGGTCGACAGGCATTCTTGAAATGGAATGAATCTAACTCTCTCAAACTCTTGCTCATGAGCCGTTAGATTGCAGTCTTCTGTTTTACCATTCCAGTATAGAAGATACCATTTTTGGGTTTGGCCTCTATACTTCTTTAGATTAGAGCTTAAATGTAAGGATTCAGGAAAATCATAATTGATCCAACTAGGATATTCATATATGATCTTAGCGTCTTGGATGCCTACTTCTTCTAAAAGTTCTCTTTGAGCGGCTGAGTTAGGATCTTCTCCATCATCTATTCCACCTTGAGGAAACTGCCAAGAGCCTTTAAAATTCAGTCTTTCTCCTACTAAAACCTCTCCTTTAGAGTTGAAGACTACCATTCCTACGTTCTTTCTATAAGGTTTGTCCATCTAAGTAGAGATTTACATCATATATTCGACAGACAAGCCTATAAAAAAAATGGACCTAAAGTAATACGCGTTTAGTAGAAAAATATGATAAATCAATTGAGGATGGACAAAGAGAGGCCATAAGATTCTTTGGATTAATATTCCGATTCCTTTTGGAGGATGTGTTTCTAACGATGTCGGTCAGATATAAAATTCGCAGACCTCTAGTATTTTCAGAAAAGGATTTCGAAATTAGGGAATCCGAGATACCCGGAATTGGAATGGGACTATTCTCCAAGCAAGACTTGGTTAAAGGTGATACTGTCGGATTTTATACCGGCAGAGTACTTAACGACAAGTCTGCTAACTCATCTAAATACTGTGAGTCTAAATATTTACTTTGGATCTGTAAAGATCATTGGATCTACGGAGAAGGTAAAGAGTCCAACTACACTCGTTATATCAATCATAGCTCTAAACCAAATGTAAAATTAGTAGTATCTACTCGTTGGAAGACTGCAAGATTCGAAGCAATGCGTAAGATAAAAGCAGGCGAAGAGTTATTCTTCGATTATGGAGACGAGTATTGGATCCATATAGACATCTCTCCTGTTGAGCAGAACTAAGTTCTGCTTTTACGCTATCAACGATCGTTTAACAACGAATAACACAGTTTTTTTCCCATAGGAAACAAAAAGTTTCAGGGATCTTCCATTAATTTTATCCCTATTTCCCGCAAAGAGTGGATTCCGTTTAAACAATAAGGAATATTGGAACCTGGGAGCCGGTTCTGAATTTAATATCCGACATAAAGAACGGCGGAAGAACTCCCTATTTAGAAAATAAGGCATTACCTTATTGGACTTGGATCCTTCCGTTAATACTGTTTCATTTCGCTTCCAAGGCATCCTTAGCCTTCCAAGTGGATACCGGTATCTCCATATCTTATCTTCCCATTCCTATCGGTATCGTTTTATGTTTTTGGTGGGGACCGGCACGTACATTACCCGCTCTTTATGCAAACGCATTGTTCAATGCTAATCTCTGGGGACTTCATGATGTAGATAAATATCCTATCTATTCTCTTTGGGAAGTTCTGGCAGTGGGAATTTCTTGGTTCTTTTTTATTAAATGGAGAAAGGGAAAAGTTTGGATACCTGATCTAAGAGAAACAGTACGATTTTTACTTTGGGTAGCCTTCCCCGCGGCAATATGTAATGGGTTTTTAGTGGCAGAAGGTCTCGTCTTATTCGGAGATCTTTCTCAGGATAAGTTGCTCGTATCTTCTTTGCAGGGAATGAGCGCCACGTTATTCGACACATTAAGCGTTTCAGTTCCGATCTTATTATGGGTAACTCCTTGGATGGAGCTTAAGGGGTGGGCAAGAACAGAAGGCGCCTGGGAAAATAGAGAAACAAGCTGGGACAGAAGCAGGCTTAAAAATCTAAAACCAAGAAAGATCGCAGAAATTATCTCTGTATTTTTACTCTGCGGAGTTTTCGGTGCAATTATCCCTACTTTAGAATATTGGTTCGTATTTGCGTTATTCGTTCTTTGGGCCGCATTAAGATATGGTATCACAATGGCCCTTACCGCAAATATTTGGGTGCAGATAGTCACCTTGGTATTTCCTGTATTATTTGGCCGGTCAGAACATTACCAATGGTTTAAAGACGATAAAGAACTTATCTTTTTAGTAAACTTGGGGATCTTATGCGTGGTTGCTTTGATCACAGGAAGGGCAACGAGCGATTCCAGAAAAGAGTTACAAAAAAGAAGAAGGATAGAAGGTAAACTTCTACAAAGCCGAGAACAATACCGAAAATTTTTCGAAGAAAACCTTTCTGCAAATTTTATCACAGATAGTTCCGGAAATATTTTAGCTGCCAATTCTTCTTTTCTGAAGATGTTCGGACTCGAAACACAAACAGAAGTTTCTCTCAAGAACTTTGCAGATCTTTTTCCTTCTTATGATGATTATTCGTTCTTCTTACAAAAAATACAGATCAGTTCGACATTGGGAACTCACGAAGAATTTTTTCAAGACAAGAATGGACTTCCTATCCATACGACTGGAAATTATTTCGCTACATTTACTAAATCAGGAAGTATAGATTCTATCAGAGGATATCTATTGGATGATACTCTTCGTCGTAAGTTAGAAAATCAGCTAATAGAATCCAAAAAATTAGAAACGATCGGGACATTAGCGGGAGGGATCGCTCACGATTTTAATAATATTCTACAAATCATTTCCGGATACGCGACCAGAATACAATTGGAATCTTCCAAATTCGCTTCACTTACGGACATGTCCCGTTCGATTAATGCTGCTGCAGCGAGAGGTGCAATTATAGTTCGGAGACTTCTTTCCTTAGCTAGAAAAGGAGGAGGCGGATTCAAGACGATCTTTGCAGATCAATTGATAAATGAAACGGTAGATCTATTAGTTCCTACATTCTCTGAAAAAATTAAATTTATTAAAGAATGTAAAGAAGGACTTCCTACAATATTGGGAGATTATTCACAGCTGGAGCAGGTGCTTATCAATCTTTGTCTAAATGCAAGAGATGCACTTCCTGACGGAGGAGAGATCTCTATACGTGCATTTGGAGTACAAGGCGCCAATATTAGAGAATCTTTTCCACTTTCAGAACCAGCAGAATATCTTTGTATAGAAATTTCAGATAATGGAGAAGGAATGAGTGAAGAGACTCGAAAAAGGATCTTCGAACCATTTTTCACTACAAAAACCAAAACACAAGGAAGTGGACTAGGAATGTCCATGGTCTATGGGATCATGCAAAACCATGAAGGAATGGTGCAGGTAAGTTCCCAATTAGGAATGGGCACGAGTATTCGATTATTCTTCCCAGTAGCAAAAACCAGAACTTCTCAATTGATAGAAAGTTCAGGAAAAGTTTCTCAAACTTCTACCGGCATTATGTTAATAGTGGAAGAATCACCTTACTTGTCTGAGATCTTGCAAGACCAAATGTTGGCTTTAGGTTTCAGATTGATCAGTGCAGATAGCGCTAAAAAGGCTCAAGAAATATTAAATAAGTTTAAATCAAATACAGTTTTAACAGTGGTAGATCTGGATTTCGAAAATCTTTCTTCTTTGGGATTTTTGGAAACAATCAAGAAAGAATGTCCAGAACTGAAAATTTTTGTCTCTGGAACAGATTTCGGAAAGGAAATTAAGGAAAAACTTTCCGCACTTGGAATTAACGATCTTCTAGAGAAACCCTATAAGATTAGGGACCTGATCGAATTCTTTTACACGAAAAGTTTTTAGATTAGGCTGCTTTCTTTTCTTTCACATTTGCATTCTTAAAGAAAAATGCAAAACCCTGCACTAAATCATAGATCGCAGGTAACTGAGCCAAAGAAATTCCAACATCACCATGAGAGATCAAAGGTGTTAGCACCAAGTTGGATTTTTTGTTAGGAAGATTTTCTTTTAAGATCATAGCTTCTTTTGCAGGAACTACATTGTCTCCTAAACCATGAACGATAGAAACATGGCAATCTAAAAGATGAAGTTTATCTTTTACTTGTAATTCTTGTAAGAATGAACTTTGAGATCCTGCATTTGCTACGATCTCTTTCCAGATTTTTTCTCTGAAACTTTTATCTTCTCTAAGTTTTAAGAATACTTCTTTGTTTTCAGCGCTGATATTTTCTAAAACAGTAGGAAGTTCCAAAGTTTCTCTGGAAAAACTTCCATCTAAAACGCATGCCTTTAAAGCAAATTCCAACTCTTGGTTATCAGATTTGAGAGCGAACCTTACGAAATTATAAAGAAGGATCATTCTTCCGTATTCGTCTCCCTCGTCAGAAGTCATCACATAATCCAAAGTGGATTGAACATCACAATAAGCACCAATTGTAAGAATGGAAGAGATCTTTTTTCCAACTTCAGGATCAGAAGCAGCAATGAGTCCCATACTTCCAGAAAAGGAAGGAGCAATATAAGAAAGTTTTTGGTCCTGACAATATTCTTTATTGGAAGAGATATGAAGTATAAGTTCTTTTATTTTTTCTACTGTCTCTTTTTTAATTCGGAACTGAGTAACTTCTACCATCAAAGGAGAAATAACAGTGTATCCTACTGCTGCAGCAGATTTACAAACTGCTGCGAATCTTGGGTCTTTATTTCCTAAATAAGCTAAGCCATTTACTGCCAAAATGGTTCCGCAGGATTTTCCTTTCGGAGTGTAAAGAATCGCAGGAATTTCAAATTTATCCGTTCTAATTGTTATCTCTTGTTCTGAGACTTTAGGAGGAGTAGGTAATTGGCAATGAAGGGCAAACTTGGCAGCCTTCCAGAAATATTTCATATTTGTATCCAAACCCGAACTCGTTAAGATCGGATAACAATTTTATGACGATTTGAAATGTCGTGGAATGGAGAATCCAAGTTCCGATGGATCATCAACTGGCCCTCTGGTAACCACTATTCCGCAAATCAATCGATCGAATTAGCAAATTCTACTTTGCAGACATTTTCACGAATCCCATTCTCCGAGAAAAAAATTCACATGATCACATTAGGGTATTCGAATGAAAAAAGAAAAAGGAAACAGAACCAAAATTCTGCCTGAGGACAATCCGGCCTTAAGCAAGGAAGAAATTCGGCTGCTTCTAAACGCATCCAGGACTCACGAAAATCATTACCTTTGGTTTAGGATGTTATATTCTTTCGGACTCCAGCTTTCCGAATTGGTCTCCCTAAAGGTGGAAGATTTGGATTGGTCCCATCATAAAATATTGATCCATCATTCCCAAACCTTAAACCCCAGAAATCCTTCCATTCCATATTCTTTACGGAGGGATCTTTGGTTTATTTCTCAGGGCAAACAGGGAGATGATTTTTTGTTTTCTGGCAGAATGGGCAAACTTCGTCCCAGGACTGTTCAAAAAATGTTTTCTAAGCTAGAAGAAATGACGGGTCTGACAATTTCAGTTTTTAGATTGAGGAGAAGTTTAGCTTCTCACCTGATCGAAGCTGGCTGGGACCTGGAAAGTATCCAAGAACAGTTGGGGCTTTCTTCCCAAAAATCCCTGAAAGATTTGCTTGGGCAGAAACCTAAGCAGGCTTCGCTCAAAAAATTTCCATTGGAGGAAATTAACGGATCAGCGGCATAATATTCAAAATTTAGGATTTTCCAACTAGAGGAGAATAGATGAGATGGGAAAAAATTCTTGTAAAACCCCATTTCCTCACTATTTTAGTCTACGGCGAACTTTCCGTTCCCCTTTTGTAACTAAAAAAGGAAATTTTCTTTGTCGGAATATGATCTTATGGATCGTCGCTCGGAGCCTAGCTTGGAAATTAAAACGAAAAAAGTAGGGAAACACACCCTAGTTCAATTAGATGGCAGGCTGGATATCACACATTCGGACGAGGTAGAAGCAAAACTTCTAGACGATGTCCAAGCTGGAACTGGTGATATCGTTATTAACTTGCAAAATATTTCTTATATATCTTCTTCCGGGATCAGGATCTTTGTAGGAATGGTCCGGGAACTAGAAAAGCAGAATCGAAAACTCAAACTTTGTAATATCACACCTAACGTTAAAAAAGTTTTCGACGTTGTGGAATTGCTGGATCTTTTCGAAGTCTACGAAACCGAACAAGAAGCATTAGCTACCTTAAAATAATCAGCCGGGGGCACTTTGTATCATGGGTTCCCCCGCTAGCACAGAAGACCGATCTTCCGAAATTTACGGACTCATCGGTCTTTTCTTTTTATCCATACTTTCACTTTTAATATTTAGGATCTCCGGGTTGGAGTTCCCACCTGTATGGCCTGACGAGGTTTTATTCTATTCTCCTTCCTTAGATTTTGCAAAGAACGGACTCTTCCGCACTGATGTGCTTGACGGTTTAGTAAAAGGAATGGAGACCAAAACACTTTGGATGCCTCCAGTTTTCTTTTTATTAAATGGTTGGGTTCTAAAATTTTTGGGAGAAGGTCTCGAAGTCCTAAGATTATTCGCTGCGATCTTATCTATTGCGAGTATCTGGATATTTTGGTTTATACTGAAAACATTCGATTATTCTCCAATCGCAAGACTGGGCGCTTCTTTACTTTTATTCACTGATCTATTGTTCCTAAGAGTTGGTTGGACTGCAAGAATGGAAGCGCTTTGTTTGTTTTGGGCACTTCTATCTTTACTAGTACTTGCAAGAAAAGCAAAATGGAAGGGAGAAATTCCTCTCCAACAATACGAGGCATTCTTATCCGGATTCTTTTTAGGGATCTCATTTTTGTCACATCCATTCGGCGCAATTTTTGGGGTGCCTGCATTACTTTTGATCCACCAGGCAAAAGCATGGAAGGTATGGATGTTTTGGTTGGGTGGTGCATTGCCAATACTTGCTTGGGGAATTTGGATCCATCCAGATTGGGGAATTTTTTTCTATCAATTCGGTGCGCAGTTCGGACGTAAAAAAGATTTATTCCAATCTTTCTCACCAATTACAAAGATCAAAGTTCTATTGGGTGGATATGAATCTCCAGGACTCAGATTATTCTTTTATCTTGCATTAGCTTACGGACTTTGGGTTGTAAGAGGAGAAATTAAAGATAAACCTAAGTCTGCGTTCTTCTTCTCTGTTTGGACAGTTTCTATCCTATTCTTTTTGATCTTATCCACTGAATATTATTATGTAATGTATTTGTGTATCCCTTTGTCTGCTCTCGGAGGATTCTTTTTCGAAAGGATCAGAAGTAGAAGGGTACAATTTATCGCAGCTATATTAGTATTTTCAAATATTGCAATTTTAGTGAATGCTTATAAAAGAATAGGTTTTGGAAATCCTGAATTCGATCTGAAAGATAGATTTTACGAGGTTTTA
Protein-coding sequences here:
- a CDS encoding MFS transporter, which produces MSRRFPFHYAWIVLIVTFFTLIVAAGVRSMPGILIVPLEKEFGWNRSAISFAVSVNLLLYGLVGPFAAGLMNRFGIKRIMVFALGLLISGILLTTIMRTNWELVVLWGVMVGFGSGMAALVLGATVVNRWFVSHRGLLMGILTASTATGQIIFLPFLASLTEQEGWRNAVYAVASILAILLPTVFFLMKDSPKQYGLLPYGAKSEEDGILPVSGNPFVEAISALKVGLRSRNFWLLAGSFFVCGASTNGLVGTHLVPACSDHGIPEVRAAGLLALMGIFDLIGTVGSGWLSDRVNNKILLFMYYGLRGISLLLLPQAFDPESSKLSIFAVFYGLDWIATVPPTVALTAKIFGREKVGLMFGWVVAFHQIGAAVAAFGAGYIRTVQGEYDLAFIFAGALCVITALGIFAVSTEKEEGKLSETPEFAS
- a CDS encoding acylphosphatase, which codes for MAAKNESRAKIRIRGTVQGVGFRYFVLQRAQECRLKGYTMNLPTGEVEVVVEGDKVFIEDLYKAVQRGPSKAKVTEATIQWEDAKGTFRTFEIKR
- a CDS encoding bacitracin resistance protein BacA; protein product: MSATFYTPAGGPPPPSPRLRELFSKVGENSIRELVSVFYDQIAISEIRGMFPEDLEESKVKSADFMVQVLGGPPYYVQKYGPPKMRARHLPFPIDEKARRSWLSCYRKAIKDWEADEESKEILWQFLQDFSSWMVNKASSQE
- a CDS encoding RNA pyrophosphohydrolase produces the protein MDKPYRKNVGMVVFNSKGEVLVGERLNFKGSWQFPQGGIDDGEDPNSAAQRELLEEVGIQDAKIIYEYPSWINYDFPESLHLSSNLKKYRGQTQKWYLLYWNGKTEDCNLTAHEQEFERVRFIPFQECLSTVVPFKKDVYQKLVQEFEPKILDFMKNGSST
- a CDS encoding SET domain-containing protein; this encodes MSVRYKIRRPLVFSEKDFEIRESEIPGIGMGLFSKQDLVKGDTVGFYTGRVLNDKSANSSKYCESKYLLWICKDHWIYGEGKESNYTRYINHSSKPNVKLVVSTRWKTARFEAMRKIKAGEELFFDYGDEYWIHIDISPVEQN
- a CDS encoding ATP-binding protein, translated to MDTGISISYLPIPIGIVLCFWWGPARTLPALYANALFNANLWGLHDVDKYPIYSLWEVLAVGISWFFFIKWRKGKVWIPDLRETVRFLLWVAFPAAICNGFLVAEGLVLFGDLSQDKLLVSSLQGMSATLFDTLSVSVPILLWVTPWMELKGWARTEGAWENRETSWDRSRLKNLKPRKIAEIISVFLLCGVFGAIIPTLEYWFVFALFVLWAALRYGITMALTANIWVQIVTLVFPVLFGRSEHYQWFKDDKELIFLVNLGILCVVALITGRATSDSRKELQKRRRIEGKLLQSREQYRKFFEENLSANFITDSSGNILAANSSFLKMFGLETQTEVSLKNFADLFPSYDDYSFFLQKIQISSTLGTHEEFFQDKNGLPIHTTGNYFATFTKSGSIDSIRGYLLDDTLRRKLENQLIESKKLETIGTLAGGIAHDFNNILQIISGYATRIQLESSKFASLTDMSRSINAAAARGAIIVRRLLSLARKGGGGFKTIFADQLINETVDLLVPTFSEKIKFIKECKEGLPTILGDYSQLEQVLINLCLNARDALPDGGEISIRAFGVQGANIRESFPLSEPAEYLCIEISDNGEGMSEETRKRIFEPFFTTKTKTQGSGLGMSMVYGIMQNHEGMVQVSSQLGMGTSIRLFFPVAKTRTSQLIESSGKVSQTSTGIMLIVEESPYLSEILQDQMLALGFRLISADSAKKAQEILNKFKSNTVLTVVDLDFENLSSLGFLETIKKECPELKIFVSGTDFGKEIKEKLSALGINDLLEKPYKIRDLIEFFYTKSF
- a CDS encoding alpha/beta hydrolase, whose amino-acid sequence is MKYFWKAAKFALHCQLPTPPKVSEQEITIRTDKFEIPAILYTPKGKSCGTILAVNGLAYLGNKDPRFAAVCKSAAAVGYTVISPLMVEVTQFRIKKETVEKIKELILHISSNKEYCQDQKLSYIAPSFSGSMGLIAASDPEVGKKISSILTIGAYCDVQSTLDYVMTSDEGDEYGRMILLYNFVRFALKSDNQELEFALKACVLDGSFSRETLELPTVLENISAENKEVFLKLREDKSFREKIWKEIVANAGSQSSFLQELQVKDKLHLLDCHVSIVHGLGDNVVPAKEAMILKENLPNKKSNLVLTPLISHGDVGISLAQLPAIYDLVQGFAFFFKNANVKEKKAA
- a CDS encoding tyrosine-type recombinase/integrase, which encodes MKKEKGNRTKILPEDNPALSKEEIRLLLNASRTHENHYLWFRMLYSFGLQLSELVSLKVEDLDWSHHKILIHHSQTLNPRNPSIPYSLRRDLWFISQGKQGDDFLFSGRMGKLRPRTVQKMFSKLEEMTGLTISVFRLRRSLASHLIEAGWDLESIQEQLGLSSQKSLKDLLGQKPKQASLKKFPLEEINGSAA
- a CDS encoding STAS domain-containing protein, whose product is MEIKTKKVGKHTLVQLDGRLDITHSDEVEAKLLDDVQAGTGDIVINLQNISYISSSGIRIFVGMVRELEKQNRKLKLCNITPNVKKVFDVVELLDLFEVYETEQEALATLK
- a CDS encoding ArnT family glycosyltransferase → MGSPASTEDRSSEIYGLIGLFFLSILSLLIFRISGLEFPPVWPDEVLFYSPSLDFAKNGLFRTDVLDGLVKGMETKTLWMPPVFFLLNGWVLKFLGEGLEVLRLFAAILSIASIWIFWFILKTFDYSPIARLGASLLLFTDLLFLRVGWTARMEALCLFWALLSLLVLARKAKWKGEIPLQQYEAFLSGFFLGISFLSHPFGAIFGVPALLLIHQAKAWKVWMFWLGGALPILAWGIWIHPDWGIFFYQFGAQFGRKKDLFQSFSPITKIKVLLGGYESPGLRLFFYLALAYGLWVVRGEIKDKPKSAFFFSVWTVSILFFLILSTEYYYVMYLCIPLSALGGFFFERIRSRRVQFIAAILVFSNIAILVNAYKRIGFGNPEFDLKDRFYEVLGPELKGSKKLYLQAIPDPYFHIRKEYPNLKVLEFIPGELPIPKEDFIQSLDSIDTFVFSDRQKRNEFVQSYLEENSSKFRKFKITAEPSTLRKVANVEAEVYRRR